Proteins from a genomic interval of Colletotrichum higginsianum IMI 349063 chromosome 6, whole genome shotgun sequence:
- a CDS encoding M serotype, whose translation MSAATAKKPPAAGVGRVSSTDSASSPSVSPARTPTRSSTPTAASAARRAPARSGTPVSARAAAARRDSVLSNGNGNGNAEAEEAARAETVALLDDLKERLSKAEISSDQYRKQAEVLQTRLDDAIKESSKLEERVHEAEEQIETLQNEKRDAAKKMREMEAIYEAERSSMTKEKEEMSNREEEMQTIIQRLKDTLSQRANDEDGRPSRQSAASSPNVDNGSFAPPSSLNRSDSRNNSKILLQKDKLIESLRLELAEAQIKLVESENQGGGRLQEVERLLMEARMANARLMEDNESYQLLLQEKTLNGDFSKNDFSYMGVSANQDALNALEGRSGGASLADELSEDASDAGNDNEVVRRLESELKSMKDQNKALTLYINKIIERLLQHQDFEHILDTSSEPKPLTANTNKDLPPPPPKEGASGASLLQRAKTMAVGPNKPRPRPMSYMPSAQPANSAHTDPETAPSIPIGNLTRSSSTRRARPMSEQFTGVNLVNQMYRGPDGPISPPLGSPRTPRTSQTFFGGNPNAAARAPSGQQAPTAGNFPGMRSETSSTSGDSNDLTTPPSQSPPRSHHEKQTTFAGNKPRPLRLVQENNEAKLENNKRTSWIGWASGWGKKDESPPAASNEAIPE comes from the exons ATGTCCGCTGCCACCGCAAAGAAACCGCCCGCTGCGGGCGTCGGTCGCGTGTCTTCGACAGATtccgcgtcgtcgccttctGTATCTCCCGCGAGAACACCCACACGGTCCTCCACGCCCAccgctgcttctgctgcgCGTAGAGCGCCGGCTCGATCAGGGACACCTGTGTCCGCCCGGGCAGCTGCTGCCAGAAGAGATTCCGTCCTgagcaacggcaacggcaacggcaacgccgaagccgaggaggctGCGAGGGCCGAGACCGTTGCGCTGTTGGATGACCTCAAGGAGCGACTCTCCAAGGCCGAGATCTCTTCCGACCAATATAGGAAACAGGCTGAAGTGCTGCAGACGAGACTTGACGATGCGATTAAGGAATCCTCCAAACTGGAGGAGAGGGTGCACGAGGCAGAAGAGCAGATTGAGACACTGCAAAACGAGAAGAGggacgccgccaagaagaTGCGCGAGATGGAAGCGATTTATGAGGCCGAGCGGAGCTCAATgaccaaggagaaggaagagatgTCCAAcagagaggaggagatgcaGACCATCATCCAGAGACTGAAAGACACCCTGTCGCAACGGGCCAATGACGAAGACGGTCGTCCGTCACGGCAAT CCGCAGCATCGTCACCTAACGTCGACAACGGTAGCTTCGCTCCTCCTTCGTCTCTGAACCGCAGCGACTCCCGGAACAACTCCAAGATCTTGCTGCAAAAAGACAAGCTGATTGAGTCGTTGAGACTGGAactcgccgaggcccagatCAAGCTGGTGGAGTCCGAGaaccagggcggcggcaggctGCAGGAGGTAGAACGCCTTTTGATGGAAGCCCGCATGGCCAACGCCCGTCTGATGGAAGACAACGAAAGCTACCAGCTGCTTCTCCAGGAGAAAACTCTCAACGGCGATTTCTCCAAGAATGATTTCAGCTATATGGGGGTGTCCGCCAACCAGGATGCGCTCAACGCTCTCGAGGGCCGGTCTGGCGGCGCGAGCCTGGCGGACGAGCTGTCCGAGGATGCATCCGACGCTGGCAACGACAACGAAGtggtccgccgcctcgagtCAGAGCTCAAGTCCATGAAAGATCAGAACAAGGCGCTTACGCTCTACATCAACAAGATTATTGAGAGACTTCTCCAACACCAGGATTTTGAGCACATTCTGGACACATCCAGCGAGCCCAAGCCACTGaccgccaacaccaacaaaGACCTCCCGCCCCCACCGCCAAAGGAGGGCGCTTCCGGAGCGTCGCTGTTGCAAAGGGCCAAGACCATGGCCGTCGGCCCGAATAAGCCCAGACCGAGGCCCATGTCTTACATGCCTTCGGCACAGCCAGCCAATTCAGCACACACTGATCCGGAGACAGCGCCTAGCATTCCTATCGGGAATCTGACTCGATCTTCCAGCACTCGCCGTGCGCGCCCGATGAGTGAGCAGTTCACCGGCGTCAACCTGGTCAACCAGATGTATAGGGGACCAGACGGCCCCATCTCCCCGCCCCTGGGCTCCCCTCGCACCCCGCGAACTTCGCAGACCTTTTTCGGCGGCAACCCCAACGCGGCGGCACGGGCACCCAGCGGCCAGCAAGCGCCAACGGCAGGAAACTTCCCTGGCATGCGCAGTGAAACATCGAGCACGAGCGGCGACTCGAATGACCTGACCACGCCTCCATCGCAGTCGCCTCCGCGGTCCCATCACGAGAAGCAAACCACCTTTGCGGGCAACAAACCCCGCCCTCTGCGCCTGGTGCAGGAGAACAACGAAGCCAAACTGGAGAACAACAAGCGAACCAGTTGGATAGGATGGGCCTCCGGCTGgggcaagaaggacgagTCCCCCCCAGCGGCATCcaatgaagctattcccgAGTAA
- a CDS encoding Thioredoxin-like protein 5 codes for MPVITTKESASAVADALKAEASEAKPAYLVVYASHRNGRSWCGDCTAAEPYIEKKFGGDENTVRVVYAGLPEEWRTKENPWRQAPFNVTNLPTLIKVSGEKKWEKLVEADVYDQKKLDAFVGGNSRL; via the exons ATGCCTGTCATCACCACCAAGGAGTCCGCCTcagccgtcgccgacgccctcaaggccgaggccagcgAGGCCAAGCCGGCGTACCTCGTCGTCTACGCCTCGCACCGTAACGGACGCTCGTGGTGCGGCGATTGTACGGCGGCCGAGCCATACATTGAGAAGAAgtttggcggcgacgagaacACCGTTCGGGTCGTCTATGCGGGCTTGCCCGAGGA GTGGAGGACAAAAGAGAACCCGTGGAGACAGGCGCCGTTCAACGTCACGAACCTGCCTACCCTGATCAAAGTTTCTGGCGAAAAG AAGTGGGAAAAGCTTGTTGAGGCGGATGTCTACGACCAGAAGAAACTCGACgccttcgtcggcggcaacagCCGCCTGTGA